One window from the genome of Lentibacillus daqui encodes:
- a CDS encoding cation:proton antiporter produces MEEAALISIVVILGLGIFSQWLAWRIQWPSIVIMSIAGLLIGPIFGLINPKEALGDLYSPMISLAVAVVLFEGSSSLDVRELKGISKSVFRIVTFGAFLAWIGGSLAAYYIAGLSLEVAFIIGGLFIVTGPTVIIPLLRQAKLKSRTATVLKWEGIIVDPFGPLLALFAYQVIKILVNEHLSFQYLWNFFLGAIFAVILGFVVGLVVSIMVSKGWFPEYLKSPIILSFVLLCFMIGEVVMHETGMLAVTIMGLSIGRSKKYVSSIENVGHFVENISVILTSTIFILLTASLTREVIGQVFTLPIIGFVLVMLFIVRPLSIWISTIKTELSIAEKTLIGWIAPRGVVALTVSGYFASLLLDDGYKDASLLTALTFALVFITVCAHGFTIGPLAKKLQLASSEPPGVLIVGASSFSVELAKSLKQFGIPVLITDISEDRLQPAMDEGIDTYLGQILAEHTQFEIDLVPYETILVMTGDAAYNALVYQSYVPEFGYNNAFVLPVESPGKQEAEREVPASLNSHLLFGEHALFRRLNRQINTNYSLETVAIDEKHKVNKDDILHLGTPLFIKKKDDTIEFITFRQKFTLDDGDQLVLLGENR; encoded by the coding sequence ATGGAAGAAGCAGCACTAATTAGTATTGTTGTCATTCTTGGACTAGGGATCTTTTCCCAATGGCTTGCCTGGCGCATTCAGTGGCCATCGATTGTAATTATGTCCATTGCCGGGTTGTTAATTGGCCCGATCTTTGGACTGATTAATCCGAAAGAAGCATTGGGCGATTTATACAGCCCCATGATTTCGCTGGCTGTTGCTGTTGTCTTGTTTGAAGGAAGTTCAAGTCTTGATGTACGGGAACTAAAGGGGATTTCCAAGTCGGTATTTCGGATTGTAACCTTTGGCGCTTTTCTGGCATGGATCGGTGGCTCACTTGCTGCCTACTATATCGCCGGTCTAAGTCTTGAAGTTGCGTTTATTATCGGTGGATTGTTCATTGTAACAGGCCCGACGGTGATCATTCCGTTACTTCGGCAGGCTAAATTAAAATCACGGACAGCAACAGTTTTAAAATGGGAAGGAATTATTGTTGATCCTTTTGGTCCGTTATTGGCACTGTTTGCCTATCAAGTGATTAAAATATTGGTGAATGAACATTTATCGTTTCAATATCTGTGGAATTTCTTTTTAGGTGCGATATTTGCAGTCATCCTTGGGTTCGTTGTCGGTCTTGTCGTCAGCATTATGGTTAGTAAAGGCTGGTTTCCAGAGTACCTGAAATCACCAATTATCCTGTCATTTGTTTTATTATGTTTTATGATTGGCGAGGTAGTGATGCATGAAACGGGAATGCTCGCAGTGACCATCATGGGGCTTAGCATTGGCCGTTCGAAAAAATATGTGTCGTCGATTGAAAATGTTGGGCACTTTGTCGAAAACATTTCTGTGATTTTGACATCCACCATTTTTATTTTACTGACCGCCTCTTTGACACGAGAAGTGATTGGACAAGTATTCACACTGCCGATTATCGGATTTGTGCTGGTTATGCTATTTATTGTAAGGCCGTTATCGATCTGGATTTCAACGATCAAAACAGAGCTTTCCATTGCCGAGAAGACACTGATTGGTTGGATTGCTCCCCGTGGTGTGGTAGCACTCACTGTTTCCGGGTATTTTGCCTCGTTGTTGCTAGATGATGGTTACAAAGATGCGTCGTTATTGACGGCATTAACGTTTGCACTGGTTTTTATTACGGTGTGCGCGCATGGGTTTACCATTGGACCGCTGGCAAAAAAACTGCAACTGGCTAGTTCTGAACCACCAGGAGTTTTAATTGTCGGAGCCAGCAGCTTTTCCGTTGAACTGGCAAAAAGCTTAAAACAATTCGGGATTCCGGTACTAATCACCGATATTTCTGAGGATCGTTTGCAACCGGCAATGGATGAGGGAATCGATACATACCTCGGTCAGATTCTTGCAGAGCATACACAATTTGAAATTGACTTGGTACCATATGAGACCATCTTGGTCATGACCGGTGATGCTGCCTATAATGCGTTAGTGTACCAGTCCTATGTTCCGGAATTTGGTTATAACAATGCATTTGTCTTACCCGTTGAATCGCCTGGAAAACAGGAAGCGGAAAGAGAAGTTCCTGCATCATTGAATAGCCATTTGCTGTTTGGCGAGCATGCGCTTTTTCGGAGGTTAAATAGACAAATAAATACGAACTATTCGTTGGAAACGGTCGCTATTGATGAAAAGCACAAAGTAAATAAGGATGATATCCTGCATCTGGGAACACCATTATTTATTAAAAAGAAGGATGATACGATCGAATTTATTACATTCCGGCAAAAGTTTACGTTAGATGATGGCGATCAGCTTGTGTTGCTTGGAGAAAATCGTTAG
- a CDS encoding 5-methyltetrahydropteroyltriglutamate--homocysteine S-methyltransferase — protein sequence MRTTEIKKRAPFRGDHVGSFLRPARLKQARSRFANGEVTADELRAVEDEEIIKLIEKQKEIGLKSITDGEFRRSWWHFDFLEGLTGVEGYDPDSGLHFVGIEARNRSIRVTDKVDFNDDHPMLEHFRFLKEHVGPDHVAKMTIPSPNMLLLRGSIDSNAYTNIEALLPDLTNAYKQAIQAFYDLGCRYLQLDDTSWSSYLSEKGRAAIREQGYTPEEMQKIAARAINESIAERPDDLLITMHICRGNYRSHYFAEGSYDTASKTIFGELNVDGLFLEFDDERSGGFEPLQYVNRDDLYVVLGLITTKFGEIEDKDLIKKRIEEASNYLSLNQLCLSPQCGFASTEEGNDISEEDQWKKISRVLEIAEEVWK from the coding sequence ATGCGTACAACAGAAATTAAAAAACGCGCACCATTTCGGGGAGATCATGTCGGTAGTTTTCTGCGACCAGCACGACTGAAGCAGGCACGGAGTCGATTTGCAAATGGAGAAGTAACGGCAGATGAACTGCGGGCTGTTGAAGACGAAGAGATCATTAAACTGATTGAAAAACAAAAAGAAATAGGATTGAAATCTATTACAGATGGAGAATTTCGCCGCTCCTGGTGGCATTTTGACTTTTTGGAAGGTTTGACAGGTGTGGAAGGATATGATCCGGACAGTGGTTTGCATTTTGTTGGTATTGAGGCAAGGAACCGTTCTATTCGCGTCACAGATAAAGTAGATTTTAATGATGACCATCCAATGCTTGAACATTTCCGGTTTTTGAAAGAGCACGTAGGTCCCGATCATGTTGCTAAAATGACAATTCCGAGTCCCAATATGCTGTTACTCCGTGGTAGTATTGACTCGAATGCCTATACAAACATTGAAGCATTGCTACCGGATTTAACCAACGCTTATAAACAGGCCATTCAAGCATTCTATGATCTGGGGTGCAGATATTTGCAGCTTGATGATACATCATGGTCATCCTATTTGTCGGAAAAAGGACGAGCAGCTATTCGCGAACAGGGATATACACCGGAGGAAATGCAAAAGATCGCTGCCCGGGCAATTAATGAATCCATTGCAGAGCGACCGGATGATTTATTGATTACGATGCATATTTGCCGGGGAAATTATCGCTCGCATTACTTTGCGGAAGGGTCGTATGATACGGCATCCAAAACGATTTTCGGTGAATTGAATGTGGATGGTTTGTTTCTGGAATTTGATGATGAACGTTCCGGTGGATTTGAGCCATTGCAGTATGTAAATCGGGATGACTTATATGTAGTGCTTGGATTAATCACGACAAAATTTGGTGAAATCGAGGACAAGGATTTGATCAAAAAACGGATAGAAGAAGCAAGCAACTACCTGTCGCTGAATCAGCTTTGCCTGAGTCCGCAATGCGGCTTTGCGTCGACAGAAGAAGGTAATGATATTAGCGAGGAAGATCAATGGAAAAAAATCAGCCGTGTATTGGAGATAGCTGAAGAAGTATGGAAATAG
- a CDS encoding MaoC/PaaZ C-terminal domain-containing protein, producing the protein MFNKYYDDYQIGDTWNSRGRTITEADIVNFASLSGDWFPLHTDIEYAKDTPFQKRIAHGMLVLSIATGLVELKPGIVVAFYGMDKIRFTNPTFINDTVSLEMKVTDKIDKGETAGVIVAKLVVKKQTGENVIVGGMSMLMNKQEG; encoded by the coding sequence TTGTTTAATAAGTATTATGATGACTATCAAATCGGCGATACATGGAATTCACGCGGCAGAACGATCACGGAGGCTGACATTGTTAATTTCGCTTCACTAAGCGGAGATTGGTTTCCATTACATACTGACATCGAATACGCAAAAGACACTCCATTTCAAAAGCGGATTGCACATGGAATGCTTGTTTTATCAATTGCTACTGGTCTGGTGGAACTAAAACCGGGGATTGTTGTTGCATTTTATGGCATGGACAAAATCCGGTTCACCAATCCGACGTTCATCAATGATACCGTTTCACTGGAAATGAAGGTTACGGATAAGATCGATAAAGGGGAGACCGCTGGGGTCATTGTGGCAAAATTAGTAGTAAAAAAACAAACAGGTGAAAATGTAATTGTTGGTGGAATGAGTATGTTGATGAATAAACAAGAAGGATAG
- a CDS encoding class I adenylate-forming enzyme family protein, producing the protein MDVGYLVNRVEKYIQTINPAKEAIKLESEKSWTYGTLNETSNKYANTLRKMGVKKSDRVGMLLYNGLEYFALYFAIAKLGAIAVRLNFRLAEEELEYILKDSGCTVLCFDASLADKLANIRSVIPVHEFICLSSNEKHVPDWAHDWQVLLDGEAAFTYQHNIDKSDPVMLMYTSGTTGKPKGALWSHENTLWFASMQALKWGFHADTVGMTTGPLYHVGAMEDVALAVLLQGGKLVITKSGAFDIEKVLSIIEQENVSDCFLFPFMIYEMLKLPNISTYHLSSLKTIYSGGDPIISWAIDELKTRFPHIELAQVYGLTEGTPIAVSLDPVDAETKGYTAGKPMPFTEIKIVDNEDNRLGSGQIGEICIKGPAVSMGYWKKPEETAATFINGWCHTGDLGYLDEAGYLTISGRKKDMIRSGGENIYPVELEDVLIRHESIQDVAVIGIPDPKYIESVCAIIVSKPGTVIEENDIHNFIKGKLASYKKPRKIVFVEELPRTPSGKVQKFKLRNQYK; encoded by the coding sequence ATGGACGTCGGTTATCTAGTAAATCGTGTTGAGAAATACATTCAGACGATTAACCCAGCAAAGGAAGCTATCAAACTGGAATCAGAAAAGTCATGGACATATGGAACACTTAATGAAACATCAAACAAATATGCGAATACTTTGCGGAAGATGGGTGTAAAAAAAAGTGACCGGGTTGGTATGCTGTTGTACAATGGGTTAGAATATTTTGCACTTTATTTTGCCATTGCCAAATTAGGTGCGATTGCCGTTCGACTCAACTTCCGGCTGGCTGAGGAAGAATTGGAATACATTCTTAAAGATTCAGGATGTACCGTGCTTTGCTTTGATGCAAGTCTTGCGGATAAGCTCGCTAACATTCGATCCGTCATTCCAGTTCATGAATTTATTTGTCTTTCGTCTAATGAGAAACATGTACCTGACTGGGCTCATGATTGGCAGGTGCTGCTCGATGGGGAAGCTGCGTTTACTTATCAACATAACATCGATAAATCCGATCCTGTTATGCTGATGTACACGTCTGGGACAACCGGCAAACCCAAGGGTGCACTTTGGTCCCATGAGAACACACTATGGTTTGCTAGCATGCAAGCACTGAAATGGGGTTTTCATGCTGATACAGTGGGCATGACGACTGGGCCATTATATCATGTTGGGGCAATGGAGGATGTGGCTCTAGCTGTGTTGTTGCAAGGTGGTAAACTGGTAATCACCAAAAGTGGAGCTTTCGATATTGAGAAGGTTTTGAGCATAATCGAACAAGAAAATGTGTCTGATTGTTTTCTATTTCCGTTTATGATTTATGAAATGCTAAAGCTGCCCAATATTTCCACCTATCATCTAAGTAGCCTAAAAACAATCTATTCTGGCGGAGATCCGATTATTTCCTGGGCAATCGATGAACTGAAAACGCGATTTCCTCATATCGAATTAGCACAGGTTTACGGACTTACGGAGGGGACACCAATTGCGGTATCGCTTGATCCTGTCGATGCAGAAACAAAAGGATATACAGCTGGTAAACCGATGCCATTTACCGAAATTAAAATTGTTGATAACGAGGATAATAGACTAGGATCAGGCCAAATCGGGGAAATTTGTATCAAAGGTCCCGCCGTTTCAATGGGATACTGGAAAAAGCCCGAGGAAACAGCTGCAACCTTTATCAATGGTTGGTGCCATACTGGTGATCTGGGGTATCTTGACGAGGCGGGGTATTTAACCATTTCCGGCAGAAAGAAAGATATGATCCGTAGCGGTGGGGAAAATATTTATCCCGTTGAATTGGAAGATGTGTTGATTAGACATGAATCCATTCAAGACGTTGCTGTTATTGGGATACCTGATCCAAAATACATTGAATCTGTTTGCGCCATAATTGTGTCAAAGCCCGGAACGGTAATAGAAGAAAACGATATTCATAACTTTATTAAAGGAAAATTAGCAAGTTATAAGAAACCACGTAAAATCGTTTTTGTAGAGGAATTACCAAGAACCCCATCTGGTAAGGTACAGAAGTTTAAATTGCGCAATCAATATAAGTAA
- a CDS encoding FadR/GntR family transcriptional regulator has protein sequence MQKRLSDSIADDIMSMIVIEKKFLPGDKLPNENELSEELNISRTTLREAIRILVTNGVLEIRRGKGTYVKEDIEVNNIESLGNLADAKINAKDLYEMRLIFEPEAAYYATIRASDAELERILDYGTRIEQKIKCNEDRTAVEQKFHKSIVKATHNEFMEKLMPVIYEAIDKGVILSKRKELAIKDTINDHNMIMEFIRNRNPEGAKSAMKIHILHAMRELGIE, from the coding sequence ATGCAAAAAAGACTATCTGATAGTATTGCAGATGATATCATGTCAATGATCGTTATAGAGAAAAAATTTCTTCCAGGTGATAAGCTCCCAAACGAAAATGAATTATCGGAGGAACTTAATATTAGCAGGACAACACTTCGAGAAGCAATCCGGATATTAGTTACAAATGGCGTCTTGGAGATTAGACGGGGAAAAGGTACGTATGTAAAAGAAGATATTGAAGTAAATAATATAGAGTCTTTAGGTAATCTTGCAGATGCTAAAATTAATGCGAAAGATTTATATGAAATGCGATTAATCTTTGAACCAGAAGCTGCCTACTATGCTACAATTCGAGCAAGTGATGCCGAGTTAGAGCGGATTTTGGATTATGGAACGCGCATAGAACAAAAAATCAAGTGCAATGAGGATCGGACAGCAGTCGAACAAAAATTTCATAAATCCATCGTAAAGGCTACCCATAACGAGTTCATGGAAAAGCTGATGCCGGTTATTTACGAAGCTATTGATAAAGGAGTCATCTTATCAAAGAGAAAAGAACTAGCAATCAAAGATACGATCAATGATCATAACATGATTATGGAATTTATTAGGAATCGTAATCCTGAAGGTGCAAAAAGTGCGATGAAAATTCATATTTTGCATGCGATGAGGGAATTAGGGATTGAATAA
- the ilvD gene encoding dihydroxy-acid dehydratase, which yields MRRSDTIKIGVDRAPHRSLLYATGKVKAKDLGKPFIGICNSYIDIIPGHVHLREFADVVKEAIIEAGGIPFEFNTIGVDDGIAMGHIGMRYSLPSRELIADSAETVINAHWFDGVFYIPNCDKITPGMLMAAARTNVPSVFVSGGPMEAGKSSSGKQLSLTSVFEGVGAYKSGKMTEVEFNDIENNACPTCGSCSGMFTANSMNCLMEMLGVALPGNGSIVATSEKRRELIREAAKHLVRMIEEDVKPRDIITKEAIDDAFALDMAMGGSTNTVLHTLAIANEAGIAYNLEDINKVAARVPYLAKIMPASDISMDDINQAGGVSAIINELTKIPDAIHPERLTITGKTMGELVSGYEITNEQVIRTKENPYSPVGGLSILYGNLAPEGAVIKVGAVDPAIKVFEGEAIVFDSQDEAQEAIDNGSVKEGHVVVIRYEGPKGGPGMPEMLAPTSAIMGRGLGSTVALLTDGRFSGASRGISVGHISPEAAEGGPIALIENGDMIVIDLPNRTLNVQVSDEDLEERKKSLKPFEPKIKRGWLSRYSKLVTNASNGGVMSI from the coding sequence ATGAGAAGAAGTGATACGATTAAAATTGGGGTGGATCGTGCTCCTCACCGTAGTCTTTTATATGCTACAGGGAAAGTAAAAGCAAAGGATTTGGGGAAACCATTTATAGGCATTTGCAATTCTTATATTGATATTATTCCTGGTCATGTACATTTGCGTGAATTTGCAGATGTCGTAAAAGAAGCAATCATTGAAGCAGGTGGTATTCCATTTGAATTCAATACGATTGGTGTTGATGATGGCATTGCGATGGGGCATATTGGAATGCGCTATTCATTACCAAGTCGTGAATTAATTGCTGACAGTGCTGAAACGGTCATTAATGCACACTGGTTTGACGGGGTATTTTACATTCCAAATTGTGACAAGATCACCCCGGGTATGCTAATGGCTGCTGCTCGTACGAATGTACCTTCTGTCTTTGTTTCAGGTGGCCCGATGGAAGCTGGTAAAAGCTCCAGTGGAAAACAACTATCATTAACATCTGTTTTTGAAGGTGTTGGTGCATATAAATCGGGCAAGATGACGGAAGTAGAATTTAACGATATTGAAAACAATGCTTGTCCAACTTGTGGATCATGTTCAGGTATGTTCACAGCAAACTCTATGAACTGTTTAATGGAAATGTTAGGTGTGGCACTACCCGGGAATGGATCAATTGTAGCCACCAGCGAGAAGCGTAGAGAATTGATTCGTGAAGCGGCAAAACATTTAGTTCGTATGATTGAAGAGGATGTTAAACCTCGCGATATTATTACAAAAGAAGCGATTGATGATGCATTCGCCCTTGATATGGCAATGGGTGGATCTACTAATACAGTTTTACATACACTGGCAATTGCCAATGAAGCTGGCATAGCGTATAACCTAGAAGATATTAATAAGGTTGCAGCACGTGTGCCATACCTTGCAAAGATTATGCCTGCATCTGATATCTCGATGGATGATATTAATCAAGCTGGCGGAGTAAGTGCAATCATAAATGAGTTGACTAAAATTCCCGATGCTATTCATCCCGAACGTTTAACGATAACGGGCAAGACAATGGGTGAACTTGTTAGTGGATATGAAATTACGAATGAACAAGTAATCCGTACAAAAGAAAATCCCTACAGCCCAGTTGGAGGATTATCCATTTTATACGGGAATCTCGCCCCAGAAGGTGCAGTTATTAAAGTAGGCGCTGTTGACCCTGCTATTAAGGTATTTGAAGGGGAAGCAATTGTCTTTGATTCTCAAGATGAAGCACAAGAAGCGATTGATAATGGGTCTGTAAAAGAAGGCCATGTTGTTGTTATTCGTTATGAAGGACCTAAAGGCGGACCCGGAATGCCTGAGATGTTAGCACCTACTTCTGCTATTATGGGTCGTGGTTTAGGCAGTACCGTGGCACTTCTAACAGATGGACGTTTCTCGGGAGCATCTCGTGGTATTTCTGTCGGACATATTTCTCCAGAAGCCGCAGAAGGTGGACCAATTGCTTTAATTGAAAATGGGGATATGATTGTCATCGACTTACCAAATAGAACACTAAATGTACAAGTATCGGATGAAGATTTGGAAGAACGTAAAAAATCTTTAAAACCATTTGAGCCTAAAATTAAACGCGGCTGGTTAAGTAGATATTCAAAACTTGTAACAAATGCATCAAACGGCGGCGTAATGAGCATATAA
- a CDS encoding iron-containing alcohol dehydrogenase, producing the protein MNVHDVFGSPKTIHYGRDSFKNVGREAVKQGKKAIIISDKVMESLDYVSKCRNFLSKESVDSVVYTGIESEPTDIYVEEALALFREEKCDLVISLGGGSCMDTAKSVAVLATNGGYIGDYMGGKKPLTVAPVPHIAIPTTAGTGSEATDVTVIDNTATDVKMMIQQASLRPEIAIVDPLLSMSAPKHVIAATGVDALSHAIEAYLSKKAHPMTNMMALSAMELIVNNLVPSYKDSENIDAKENMSLAALQAGLAFSNASVCLVHGMSRPIGALFHVPHGFSNAMLLPAVLEFSRDQAVDRLADLGRIFKSSEKELSNEAAADVAIDSVKELCEQLNIPNLEGWGIKKLQFENAIRKMAEDAIDSGSPGNNPRVPSKQEIEDLYKGCYDYQFSSESKVN; encoded by the coding sequence ATGAATGTACATGATGTTTTCGGATCTCCAAAAACCATTCATTATGGTCGGGACTCATTTAAAAATGTGGGAAGGGAGGCAGTAAAACAAGGAAAGAAAGCGATTATAATCAGTGACAAGGTGATGGAAAGTCTTGATTATGTGAGCAAGTGCCGGAATTTCCTTTCTAAAGAATCAGTGGACAGTGTGGTTTATACGGGGATTGAATCGGAACCGACGGATATTTATGTTGAAGAGGCGTTAGCATTATTTCGGGAAGAGAAATGTGACCTGGTCATTTCTCTTGGTGGAGGAAGCTGTATGGATACCGCTAAATCAGTTGCTGTTCTTGCTACAAACGGTGGATACATTGGCGATTACATGGGAGGGAAGAAACCATTAACTGTTGCCCCTGTACCACATATTGCTATTCCAACTACAGCGGGAACTGGATCAGAAGCAACAGATGTGACGGTTATTGATAATACCGCAACAGATGTCAAAATGATGATCCAGCAGGCTTCATTAAGACCGGAAATTGCAATTGTTGACCCATTGCTAAGTATGTCGGCCCCGAAGCATGTCATTGCGGCAACAGGGGTTGATGCCTTAAGTCACGCAATTGAAGCCTATCTCTCCAAAAAAGCACACCCAATGACGAATATGATGGCGCTTTCAGCAATGGAACTCATTGTTAATAATCTAGTACCTTCCTACAAGGATTCGGAAAATATTGATGCCAAAGAAAATATGTCTCTAGCAGCTCTACAAGCCGGTTTGGCGTTTTCTAATGCTTCAGTGTGCCTGGTTCATGGTATGTCCAGACCCATTGGTGCATTGTTTCATGTACCACATGGTTTCTCCAATGCAATGCTATTGCCTGCTGTACTTGAGTTTAGCAGAGATCAGGCGGTAGATCGGCTGGCGGATTTGGGCAGAATTTTTAAATCATCGGAAAAAGAACTTTCTAACGAAGCAGCTGCCGATGTTGCGATTGATTCAGTGAAAGAGCTATGTGAACAATTAAATATTCCCAATTTGGAGGGATGGGGAATTAAGAAACTACAATTTGAGAACGCAATCCGTAAAATGGCTGAAGATGCCATTGATAGCGGCAGTCCGGGAAATAATCCAAGGGTTCCAAGCAAACAAGAAATTGAAGATCTTTATAAAGGATGTTATGATTATCAATTTTCATCGGAAAGTAAAGTAAACTAA
- a CDS encoding GntP family permease produces MEILGMIGLIVSLVLLIYLTMKGINIIIAAILCSVLVAVTGGLNLQTAMMENYMDGFSSYFASWFLVFLLGAIFGKFMQETKSAESIAQWIKHTLGEKRAVFAVVAAAAIMTYGGVSLFVVGFAVYPIAVSLFRAANLPHRFIPGALVFGSISFTMTSPGSPEIQNIIPTDFFDTRPTAGGFIGVLCALLILVVGAIWLGKMVKKAVKNGEQFSLPYQAAEESAAALEAQEQDKEASPKDLPHIIIAVIPLVVVIGLLNILSLFMNPTAALLLALVAGIFLACTTMKRFLQEFWESLATGTQNALIALANTCGVVGFGSVVAQVSAFDHLVNSLVNMPGPPLLGLAIGVTLVCGITGSASGGLGIALPILAPIYISQGLDPGAMHRVSALASGGIDSLPHNGYVVTTVRVICGETHKRAYKPILYLSVVVPTLVLLLAVVLYSIF; encoded by the coding sequence ATGGAAATATTAGGTATGATTGGCTTGATCGTATCACTGGTCTTACTTATTTATCTCACCATGAAAGGCATCAATATTATTATAGCTGCTATTTTATGTTCTGTTTTAGTCGCGGTTACCGGTGGATTGAATTTACAAACCGCCATGATGGAAAATTACATGGATGGGTTTTCCAGCTATTTTGCCTCCTGGTTTTTGGTATTCCTGTTGGGAGCCATCTTTGGAAAGTTCATGCAGGAAACTAAATCTGCAGAAAGTATTGCACAATGGATCAAGCATACATTGGGAGAAAAACGTGCTGTATTTGCGGTAGTAGCTGCGGCAGCCATCATGACATATGGAGGAGTGAGCTTGTTTGTGGTTGGTTTTGCCGTATATCCGATCGCGGTATCATTATTTCGGGCAGCTAATTTGCCGCATCGGTTTATTCCAGGCGCTTTGGTATTTGGATCGATTTCATTTACGATGACATCGCCTGGTTCTCCGGAGATTCAGAATATCATTCCAACTGATTTTTTTGATACAAGACCAACTGCCGGAGGGTTTATTGGTGTTCTTTGTGCACTTCTCATTTTGGTTGTTGGCGCAATATGGCTAGGTAAAATGGTAAAAAAAGCAGTAAAAAACGGGGAACAATTTTCGCTACCATATCAAGCGGCAGAAGAATCAGCAGCAGCCCTGGAAGCGCAAGAACAGGACAAGGAGGCATCCCCAAAAGATTTACCACATATCATCATTGCGGTTATTCCTTTAGTGGTCGTGATTGGGTTGCTGAACATTTTGTCGTTATTCATGAACCCTACCGCTGCACTACTTTTGGCATTAGTGGCTGGAATCTTTTTGGCGTGTACAACGATGAAAAGGTTCTTGCAGGAGTTTTGGGAATCGCTTGCAACCGGAACGCAAAATGCCCTGATTGCATTAGCAAACACGTGTGGAGTTGTTGGTTTCGGTAGCGTTGTCGCACAGGTATCTGCTTTTGATCATTTGGTCAACAGCCTTGTCAATATGCCGGGACCGCCATTATTAGGTCTGGCTATTGGTGTCACATTAGTCTGCGGGATTACCGGATCCGCGTCCGGTGGTTTGGGTATTGCATTGCCAATTCTAGCACCGATTTATATAAGCCAGGGTCTTGATCCGGGTGCTATGCATCGTGTATCGGCATTGGCATCGGGTGGAATTGACTCCTTGCCCCATAATGGTTATGTGGTAACAACAGTAAGGGTTATTTGTGGGGAAACACATAAACGAGCCTATAAGCCAATTCTTTACTTAAGTGTTGTTGTACCAACGCTAGTCCTGTTGTTAGCAGTCGTACTATATTCTATTTTTTAA
- a CDS encoding LacI family DNA-binding transcriptional regulator produces MATIQEVAAKANVSVATVSRYLNNPDVVAKTTAEKVEEAIKALNYEPSILGRNLRKSESKLLIVLIPSISNPFYTEIINGIEDTAIEKGYNILLCQTDSNPNREAIYFNLIRNRLADGIISMDPTVNRDKLIEISKEYPLVQCSEYDENGIISFVTINNELAAYQAVQYLTNIGHERIALINSDEKFLYARERKQGYLRAMKESGINPHPNWIFTTENLEFDSGRQAMKNLLGQNERPTAVFAVSDILAIGALKEIHASELSVPKDIAVVGFDKINFSNMTHPTLTTVAQPMYQMGSMSANMIINKIKGKKTESIILDHELVIREST; encoded by the coding sequence TTGGCAACTATTCAAGAGGTTGCAGCAAAAGCAAATGTATCAGTAGCAACCGTATCACGATATTTAAATAATCCTGATGTTGTAGCAAAAACAACAGCAGAAAAAGTTGAAGAAGCAATCAAGGCGTTGAATTATGAACCAAGCATATTAGGGAGAAATTTACGCAAGTCAGAGAGCAAGCTATTAATTGTATTAATTCCTAGTATTTCCAATCCCTTTTATACAGAAATTATAAATGGCATTGAAGACACTGCTATTGAGAAGGGCTATAATATACTGCTGTGCCAAACAGATTCCAATCCAAATCGGGAAGCCATTTATTTTAATTTAATCCGAAACCGATTGGCTGACGGTATCATTTCCATGGATCCAACCGTAAACCGGGATAAGCTGATTGAAATTTCTAAGGAGTATCCGCTTGTTCAGTGCAGTGAGTATGATGAAAATGGGATTATTTCATTTGTCACGATTAATAATGAGTTAGCTGCTTACCAGGCCGTACAGTATCTCACAAACATCGGTCACGAACGCATTGCCTTGATTAACTCCGACGAAAAATTTCTATATGCCCGTGAACGAAAACAGGGTTATCTGCGGGCAATGAAGGAATCAGGGATAAATCCTCATCCCAATTGGATCTTTACAACCGAGAATTTGGAGTTTGATAGTGGCAGACAAGCAATGAAGAATTTGCTCGGGCAAAATGAGCGGCCCACAGCCGTGTTTGCAGTATCTGATATTTTAGCGATTGGTGCATTAAAAGAAATTCATGCCAGTGAACTGAGCGTACCGAAAGACATAGCAGTGGTTGGCTTTGATAAAATTAATTTTTCCAACATGACTCACCCTACATTGACAACAGTTGCTCAGCCAATGTACCAGATGGGAAGCATGTCGGCAAATATGATCATTAATAAAATCAAAGGAAAGAAGACGGAGAGTATTATTCTGGATCATGAATTAGTTATTCGTGAATCTACCTAA